One window of the Tetragenococcus koreensis genome contains the following:
- a CDS encoding CobW family GTP-binding protein → MSVIPVTILTGFLGSGKTTLLNQLMQTKGEEKVVIIVNEFGDTSIDHELILSDERERIFQLSNGCMCCVVREDLAEMFLAILSVAKDSPSGFDRVIIETSGLAEPSPIAQTIIRTPVLSEHFVIDSILTLVDVKNAHYQLENYTEAVEQVAFADKLLLTKTDQVSTQETKKIAKELEAINPFVDKWKLNFNEIYSDLIGLDLFDHSSKQNSEIENDIEHMMENHEHHYHDHVHTPVNSFVIHSEDSFSEKHIMRWIQILIQKYGMDLMRYKGILNIEGNEKQLILQGVNMAFRIEEGEEWRNDPATKIVLIGKNLPEKNIREMLIN, encoded by the coding sequence ATGTCCGTTATACCAGTTACGATATTAACGGGGTTTTTAGGTTCTGGAAAAACAACGTTATTGAATCAATTAATGCAAACAAAAGGAGAAGAAAAGGTTGTAATCATCGTAAATGAATTTGGTGATACTAGTATTGATCATGAATTAATTTTGTCAGATGAACGGGAAAGAATTTTTCAGTTGAGTAATGGTTGTATGTGCTGCGTGGTTCGAGAAGATTTAGCGGAAATGTTTTTAGCGATTTTATCTGTGGCTAAAGATAGTCCCTCAGGGTTTGATCGTGTCATCATTGAAACGAGTGGGCTTGCTGAACCAAGCCCGATTGCTCAGACAATCATCCGGACGCCTGTTTTAAGCGAGCATTTTGTGATTGATAGTATTTTGACACTTGTTGATGTTAAAAATGCTCATTATCAACTTGAAAACTATACAGAAGCAGTAGAGCAGGTAGCTTTTGCTGATAAACTGCTGCTTACAAAAACGGATCAAGTATCCACGCAAGAAACAAAAAAGATAGCAAAAGAACTAGAAGCGATTAACCCTTTCGTTGACAAGTGGAAATTGAATTTTAATGAAATATACTCAGATCTGATCGGACTAGATCTTTTTGACCATTCGTCTAAACAAAATAGTGAAATCGAAAACGATATTGAACATATGATGGAAAATCATGAGCATCATTATCATGACCATGTTCACACACCGGTGAATAGTTTTGTGATTCACTCCGAGGATTCTTTTTCTGAAAAACATATAATGCGATGGATCCAAATTTTAATTCAAAAATATGGTATGGATTTGATGCGTTATAAAGGGATTTTAAATATTGAGGGAAATGAAAAGCAACTAATACTTCAAGGCGTTAATATGGCCTTTCGTATAGAGGAAGGGGAAGAGTGGCGAAATGATCCTGCGACAAAAATCGTATTGATTGGTAAAAATTTACCAGAAAAAAACATAAGAGAAATGTTAATAAATTAA
- a CDS encoding FAD-dependent oxidoreductase — MKDRKLAIIAGQEEQLLHFVQMIFHWSKQLSVFTNGLLVSKIIKPVLEKHEVKLFERKIKTIENDTQQCTIHLINGQKEVIDGGFLMPELKPNLNFAKDLSLELNDRGRIYTDEFGHTSHRNIYATGDINTTFAEQLVHAASSGSKVAAGIVREIASSNFDFQTK, encoded by the coding sequence ATGAAAGATCGGAAATTAGCAATTATTGCTGGACAGGAAGAGCAACTCCTACACTTTGTCCAAATGATTTTTCATTGGAGCAAGCAACTGTCTGTTTTTACAAACGGATTACTTGTTTCAAAAATAATTAAACCAGTTCTTGAGAAACATGAAGTGAAGTTATTTGAACGAAAAATTAAAACAATCGAAAATGATACTCAACAATGCACGATCCATTTAATAAATGGACAAAAAGAAGTTATTGATGGTGGCTTTTTGATGCCTGAGCTCAAACCAAATTTAAACTTTGCTAAAGACCTTTCATTAGAATTAAATGACAGGGGAAGAATATACACCGATGAATTTGGTCATACGTCACACAGAAATATTTATGCTACGGGTGATATTAACACAACTTTTGCTGAACAGCTTGTTCACGCAGCAAGTTCTGGGAGTAAGGTTGCTGCTGGGATCGTTAGAGAAATTGCTTCATCTAACTTTGATTTCCAAACTAAATAA
- a CDS encoding FAD-dependent oxidoreductase, which translates to MRYVCIIVGGGPAGLSAALVLGRAKLNVLIIDNKNPRNQITHESHGFITNDSLSPLTIREKGKNDLAKYQNIHYLENTVEGITDQETYFAVKTVKNLYEAT; encoded by the coding sequence ATGCGTTACGTTTGCATCATTGTTGGTGGCGGACCTGCTGGTTTAAGCGCAGCATTGGTTTTAGGTAGAGCAAAATTAAATGTTTTAATTATTGATAATAAAAATCCACGGAATCAAATAACTCATGAATCACACGGTTTTATTACTAACGACAGTCTTTCACCTCTTACTATCAGAGAAAAAGGCAAAAATGATTTAGCTAAATATCAAAATATTCACTACCTCGAAAATACTGTAGAAGGAATAACTGACCAAGAAACCTACTTTGCCGTAAAAACGGTAAAAAATTTATATGAAGCCACATGA
- a CDS encoding DUF4336 domain-containing protein — protein sequence MTIPIYEPLNTLKKVADNIWIVDGDRIKMNVLAFGIPFSTRMTIIKLNDQTLWCHSPIKPNEKLLKEIDQLGEVKHLISPNKIHYAYIKEWKKHYPNAIAWSSPGVEKRAYSQNIKVSFDYPLEDETPSYWQNEIKQLIFKGSRAIEEVVFFHKSSQTLILTDLIENFETPQTTGYFWKSVHKFAGIADPDGKTPIDLRMTFLGQKERARQCYEQMLDWQPEKIILAHGRWYDKNGTEELKRAFRWLES from the coding sequence ATGACCATCCCGATTTACGAACCACTGAATACCTTAAAAAAAGTTGCCGATAATATTTGGATTGTTGATGGAGACCGGATAAAAATGAATGTTTTAGCATTTGGTATTCCGTTTTCAACGAGAATGACCATTATTAAATTAAATGATCAAACGTTGTGGTGTCATTCACCTATTAAACCCAATGAAAAATTATTAAAAGAAATCGACCAACTAGGGGAGGTAAAACATCTGATTTCTCCGAATAAAATTCATTATGCCTATATCAAAGAATGGAAAAAACACTATCCCAATGCAATTGCATGGTCAAGTCCAGGTGTAGAAAAACGCGCTTATTCACAAAATATAAAGGTCAGCTTTGATTATCCGCTGGAAGATGAGACACCATCTTATTGGCAAAATGAGATTAAACAACTCATATTCAAAGGAAGCCGTGCTATTGAAGAAGTGGTTTTCTTTCATAAAAGCAGCCAAACATTAATTTTAACGGACTTAATTGAAAACTTTGAAACTCCACAAACGACAGGCTATTTTTGGAAAAGTGTGCATAAATTCGCGGGGATTGCTGATCCTGATGGTAAAACGCCAATTGACTTACGAATGACTTTTCTAGGGCAGAAAGAAAGAGCTCGACAATGTTATGAACAGATGCTTGATTGGCAACCTGAAAAAATCATCTTAGCTCACGGCCGCTGGTACGATAAAAATGGAACAGAGGAATTAAAACGAGCGTTTCGTTGGTTGGAGAGCTGA
- a CDS encoding Fur family transcriptional regulator, whose product MRMTKQRKAIVETLKQNSNKALSAEMIYQKVESENLNLSTVYRTMDKLTEAELIHKTVVGTVAYFYLAENEHKHFMICTNCQKMIPIGCLIQKFLPDLAEKNHFKVTGHDITIFGLCEECSVL is encoded by the coding sequence ATGCGAATGACAAAACAACGCAAAGCGATTGTTGAAACCCTTAAGCAAAATAGTAACAAAGCATTGAGTGCGGAAATGATCTATCAAAAAGTTGAGAGTGAGAACTTAAACTTATCTACGGTTTATCGCACCATGGATAAGTTAACGGAAGCTGAATTGATACATAAAACTGTCGTTGGTACTGTCGCTTATTTTTATTTAGCAGAAAATGAGCACAAACACTTTATGATCTGTACAAATTGTCAAAAAATGATACCCATTGGTTGTCTCATCCAAAAATTCCTTCCTGACTTAGCTGAAAAAAATCATTTTAAGGTAACTGGTCACGATATTACCATCTTTGGTCTATGTGAGGAATGTTCTGTTTTGTAA